A genomic region of Aspergillus oryzae RIB40 DNA, chromosome 1 contains the following coding sequences:
- a CDS encoding GPI-anchor transamidase (Gpi-anchor transamidase), whose translation MSPYFGLLRALPFLLTLFASLASSEHTSNWAVLVSTSRFWFNYRHLANVLSLYRTVKRLGIPDSQIILMLPDDMACNPRNVFPGTVYSNADRAVDLYGDNIEVDYRGYEVTVENFIRLLTDRLDEDVPRSKRLGSDAGSNVLVYMTGHGGDQFLKFQDSEEIGAWDLADAFGQMWEKKRYHELLFMIDTCQANTMYTHFYSPNIIATGSSELDQSSYSHHADNDVGVAVIDRWTYYVLEFLETQVTSANSKLTLGDLFDSYDETKIHSQPGVRWDLFPGAEQEGRLRTVVDFFGNVQNIEVENTTATDPGSLKEDLIEIARLVEKWRARDREYLVSQNDSSLRAGNDNSGLQVSLSPHSARKNFEPAKMSQEAPWEKRLVGASVLGICAAVWLTGSILGRSSV comes from the coding sequence ATGTCTCCATACTTTGGGCTCCTTAGAgcccttcccttcctcctcacTCTCTTTGCGTCTTTGGCTTCATCTGAGCATACGTCAAATTGGGCCGTTCTAGTTTCGACCTCGCGCTTTTGGTTTAATTACCGCCACCTCGCAAATGTCCTCTCGCTGTACCGTACCGTCAAGCGCCTCGGAATCCCCGATTCGCAGATTATCCTGATGCTCCCCGACGATATGGCCTGCAACCCTCGCAATGTGTTCCCTGGAACAGTGTACAGCAATGCGGATCGCGCAGTCGACCTTTACGGAGACAATATTGAGGTGGATTACCGGGGCTACGAGGTAACCGTGGAGAATTTCATCCGTCTCTTGACCGATCGGCTAGACGAAGATGTGCCACGGAGCAAACGCCTTGGCTCTGACGCTGGAAGTAATGTACTTGTGTATATGACCGGACATGGAGGAGACCAGTTTCTCAAGTTTCAGGACTCCGAGGAGATTGGAGCCTGGGACTTGGCGGATGCCTTCGGTCagatgtgggagaagaagcgttATCACGAGCTACTGTTCATGATCGATACCTGTCAGGCCAATACGATGTATACGCATTTCTATTCGCCCAATATCATTGCCACCGGGTCCAGCGAGCTTGATCAGTCATCATACTCTCATCATGCCGACAACGATGTCGGAGTTGCAGTGATTGACCGCTGGACGTACTATGTGCTCGAGTTCCTTGAAACTCAGGTAACAAGTGCGAACTCTAAACTGACACTGGGCGACTTGTTCGATTCGTACGACGAAACCAAGATCCACTCACAACCCGGTGTGCGATGGGATCTGTTCCCTGGTGCCGAGCAGGAGGGCCGCCTACGGACGGTGGTGGACTTTTTCGGAAATGTCCAGAACATTGAGGTTGAGAATACCACCGCGACTGACCCGGGATCTCTAAAGGAAGACCTTATTGAGATTGCGCGACTGGTTGAGAAATGGCGTGCACGCGATCGAGAATACTTGGTCAGTCAAAACGACTCGTCGCTTCGCGCAGGTAATGACAACTCCGGATTGCAAGTTTCTTTATCACCTCACTCGGCGAGGAAGAATTTTGAGCCTGCCAAAATGTCCCAAGAAGCTCCTTGGGAAAAGCGACTAGTCGGAGCTTCTGTTTTGGGGATCTGC